In one window of Nocardia brasiliensis DNA:
- a CDS encoding carbohydrate ABC transporter permease: MTAHEAPVRRRRHRGGLVWTVLAWVVGIGFFFPVLWMVLTAFKQEADAYTDPPKLLFTPTLDQFAAVLDSGIGTTLLNSTFATAMSTILVLLLGLPAAFALSLRPVRRTQDALFFFIGTKMLPVVAAIVPLYVIVGDIGLLDNIWALVVLYTAMNLPIAVWMMRSFFLEVPGELLEAASMDGASLWTAVREVILPLVSPGIAATALICVIFSWNEFFFAVNLTAVQAQTIPVFLVGFITGEGLYWARLSAAAVLCALPVVLAGWLAQNKLVRGLSFGAIK; this comes from the coding sequence ATGACCGCGCACGAGGCTCCGGTCCGCCGCAGGCGACATCGCGGCGGGCTGGTCTGGACGGTGCTTGCCTGGGTGGTCGGCATCGGGTTCTTCTTCCCGGTGCTGTGGATGGTGCTGACGGCCTTCAAGCAGGAGGCCGACGCCTACACCGACCCGCCGAAGCTGTTGTTCACCCCGACGCTGGACCAATTCGCCGCGGTGCTGGACAGCGGTATCGGCACGACGCTGCTGAATTCCACCTTCGCCACGGCGATGTCGACGATCCTGGTGCTGCTGCTCGGCCTGCCCGCCGCGTTCGCGCTGTCGCTGCGGCCGGTGCGGCGCACGCAGGACGCGCTGTTCTTCTTCATCGGCACCAAGATGCTGCCGGTGGTCGCGGCGATCGTGCCGCTGTATGTGATCGTCGGCGATATCGGTCTGCTGGACAATATTTGGGCGTTGGTTGTGCTCTACACCGCGATGAACCTGCCGATCGCGGTGTGGATGATGCGCTCGTTCTTCCTCGAGGTGCCCGGCGAGCTGCTGGAGGCCGCGAGCATGGACGGCGCGAGCCTGTGGACCGCGGTGCGCGAGGTGATCCTGCCGCTCGTCTCGCCCGGCATCGCCGCGACCGCGCTGATCTGCGTGATCTTCTCGTGGAACGAATTCTTCTTCGCGGTGAACCTGACCGCCGTTCAGGCACAGACGATCCCGGTCTTCCTCGTCGGCTTCATCACCGGTGAGGGGTTGTACTGGGCCCGCTTGTCGGCCGCCGCGGTGCTCTGCGCGCTCCCTGTCGTCCTCGCCGGTTGGCTCGCGCAGAACAAGCTCGTGCGCGGCCTGTCCTTCGGCGCCATCAAGTAA
- a CDS encoding ABC transporter ATP-binding protein — MATIRYDAASCVYAGADTLAVDSLDLDIADGEFIVLVGPSGSGKSTALRMLAGLEEIDAGSIRIDGADMVGVPSKDRDIAMVFQNYALYPNKTVGENMGFALKMMKVPLAERKRRVAEAAELLGLTPFLDRKPAKLSGGQRQRVAMGRAIVREPRVFCMDEPLSNLDAKLRVQTRTQIAALQRRLGTTTVYVTHDQVEAMTMGDRVAVLRDGRLQQFSTPAELYDRPATAFVAGFIGSPSMNLCTVTLVPGGVEIAGSTLALPRERLARLAEHGLSRVTVGIRPEQLELRRDGSGFEVTVELIEELGSESYVYARPSGGAVRGPDGESFLFVARSALRAPARLAESVRLAVTDAAAVHLFHPDTGARLAD; from the coding sequence ATGGCCACCATTCGTTACGACGCGGCGTCCTGCGTGTACGCCGGTGCCGACACCCTCGCGGTCGACTCGCTCGATCTCGACATCGCCGACGGCGAATTCATCGTTCTGGTCGGGCCTTCCGGCTCCGGCAAGTCCACCGCGCTGCGCATGCTCGCCGGGCTGGAGGAGATCGACGCCGGATCGATCCGCATCGACGGCGCGGACATGGTCGGGGTGCCGTCCAAGGACCGTGATATCGCGATGGTCTTCCAGAACTATGCGCTCTACCCGAACAAAACCGTCGGCGAGAACATGGGTTTCGCGCTCAAGATGATGAAAGTGCCGCTGGCCGAGCGTAAGCGGCGGGTCGCCGAGGCCGCCGAGCTGCTCGGCCTCACGCCGTTCCTCGATCGCAAACCGGCGAAGCTGTCCGGCGGGCAACGCCAGCGGGTCGCGATGGGCCGGGCGATCGTGCGCGAGCCGCGGGTGTTCTGCATGGACGAGCCGCTGAGCAACCTCGACGCCAAGCTGCGGGTGCAGACCCGCACCCAGATCGCCGCGCTGCAACGCCGCCTCGGCACCACCACCGTCTATGTCACCCACGACCAGGTCGAGGCGATGACCATGGGCGACCGTGTCGCCGTCCTGCGTGACGGACGATTGCAGCAGTTCAGCACCCCCGCCGAGCTGTACGACCGCCCGGCTACCGCGTTCGTCGCCGGGTTCATCGGCTCGCCGTCGATGAACCTGTGCACGGTCACGCTGGTCCCCGGTGGCGTCGAGATCGCGGGCAGCACACTGGCATTGCCGCGCGAGCGGCTGGCCCGGCTGGCCGAGCACGGCCTGTCCCGCGTGACCGTCGGCATCCGGCCCGAACAGCTCGAACTGCGCAGGGATGGCAGCGGTTTCGAGGTCACTGTCGAGCTGATCGAGGAGCTCGGCAGCGAGTCCTACGTCTACGCCCGCCCGTCCGGCGGCGCGGTGCGCGGCCCGGACGGGGAGTCGTTCCTGTTCGTCGCGCGCTCGGCGCTGCGGGCGCCGGCCCGGCTCGCCGAATCGGTGCGGCTGGCGGTAACCGATGCCGCCGCAGTGCATCTGTTCCATCCCGACACCGGCGCGCGGCTCGCCGATTGA
- a CDS encoding amidohydrolase family protein: MTVEAPANGKTALRNVRVFDGHRLTEPTTVVIDGAVIGTDPTGAAEMDGHGAILLPGLIDAHVHLSGDESLDQLASHGVTTALDMATWPREELDPLRNRPGTTDIRSAGTPIIGPGGVHAQLPGLAERAVIRSVAEAETLVAARAAAGSDYIKLMLEAPGDGGPDAATAKAVVAAATARNMRTVVHAASLAAYALALDVGADIITHVPMDGQVPATDVRRMAAEGRVVAPTLTMMQGFAKSQGVLGFADCLATVAALHSAGVPVLASTDANSTPGSPCQPPHGESLHRELELLVTAGLSTTAALQAATSVPAEHFGLTDRGAVAPGKRADLVLIDGDPLADIHATRTITKVWCAGIAHE; this comes from the coding sequence GTGACTGTCGAAGCCCCAGCGAACGGGAAAACCGCCCTGCGCAACGTTCGGGTCTTCGATGGTCACAGACTCACCGAGCCGACGACGGTGGTGATCGACGGCGCGGTGATCGGCACCGATCCCACGGGCGCGGCGGAAATGGACGGGCACGGCGCGATCCTGCTACCGGGTCTGATCGATGCGCACGTGCACCTATCCGGCGACGAATCGCTGGATCAGCTCGCCTCCCACGGCGTGACCACCGCGCTGGACATGGCGACCTGGCCGCGCGAGGAGCTCGACCCGCTCCGAAATCGGCCGGGCACCACCGACATTCGCAGTGCGGGCACGCCCATCATCGGACCGGGTGGCGTGCACGCGCAGCTGCCCGGTCTGGCCGAACGGGCCGTCATCCGGAGCGTGGCCGAGGCCGAGACCCTCGTCGCCGCACGTGCCGCGGCGGGTTCGGACTACATCAAACTGATGCTGGAGGCCCCGGGCGACGGCGGGCCCGACGCGGCGACGGCCAAAGCGGTGGTGGCCGCCGCGACCGCCCGCAACATGCGCACCGTCGTGCACGCCGCGTCGCTGGCCGCGTACGCCCTCGCGCTGGATGTCGGCGCCGACATCATCACGCACGTCCCGATGGACGGGCAGGTGCCCGCCACGGACGTGCGGCGGATGGCGGCCGAGGGACGCGTCGTCGCACCCACCCTCACGATGATGCAGGGCTTCGCCAAGTCGCAGGGCGTGCTCGGCTTCGCCGACTGTCTGGCGACCGTCGCCGCGCTGCACTCCGCAGGTGTGCCGGTCCTCGCCAGCACCGACGCCAACAGCACCCCCGGCTCGCCGTGTCAGCCTCCGCACGGTGAATCGCTGCACCGCGAACTGGAACTGCTGGTCACCGCCGGACTGTCCACGACGGCGGCGTTGCAGGCCGCGACCAGCGTGCCCGCCGAGCACTTCGGGCTCACCGATCGCGGCGCCGTCGCCCCGGGAAAGCGGGCCGATCTCGTGCTGATCGACGGCGACCCGCTCGCCGACATCCACGCGACCCGCACCATCACCAAGGTCTGGTGCGCGGGCATCGCCCACGAGTGA